A genomic region of Bradyrhizobium sp. ORS 278 contains the following coding sequences:
- a CDS encoding LptA/OstA family protein: MTYRFVPALCRAAGFAALALVAFADSLQAQSATTGVPNALQGFSQNRDQPIQIEAASLEMRDKKKEATFTGNVKVVQGDTTMTSKSLVVFYDGGAQQGGAKATKATPAATPGPDGSSAIRRLEARGDVKVTQKDQVVTGETAVYDTKTNMITMQGGVVLTQCKNVMRGDRLTVDMTTGVSRVESDGGRGVQVLLPQAGSGSGGNGGCGSSPGGTGSPVSVGAPLSLGANKPK; the protein is encoded by the coding sequence ATGACATACCGTTTCGTTCCCGCGCTCTGTCGCGCTGCCGGTTTTGCCGCGCTGGCGCTGGTCGCGTTCGCCGATTCGCTTCAGGCGCAGAGCGCGACCACCGGCGTGCCGAATGCGCTGCAGGGCTTCTCGCAGAACCGCGACCAGCCAATCCAGATCGAGGCGGCCTCGCTGGAGATGCGCGACAAGAAGAAGGAGGCGACCTTCACCGGCAACGTGAAGGTCGTGCAGGGCGACACCACCATGACCTCGAAGTCGCTGGTGGTGTTCTATGATGGCGGCGCCCAGCAGGGCGGCGCGAAGGCGACCAAGGCCACGCCGGCCGCGACGCCGGGGCCGGACGGCAGCTCGGCGATCCGGCGGCTCGAGGCGCGCGGCGACGTCAAGGTGACGCAGAAGGACCAGGTCGTGACCGGCGAGACCGCGGTCTACGACACCAAGACCAACATGATCACGATGCAGGGCGGCGTGGTGCTGACCCAGTGCAAGAACGTGATGCGCGGCGACCGCCTGACCGTCGACATGACCACCGGCGTGTCGCGGGTCGAGTCGGACGGCGGGCGCGGCGTGCAGGTGCTGCTGCCGCAGGCCGGGTCGGGCTCGGGCGGCAATGGCGGCTGCGGATCATCGCCCGGCGGCACCGGTTCGCCGGTCTCGGTCGGCGCGCCGCTGTCGCTGGGCGCCAACAAACCAAAGTGA